The DNA window AACCGCGCGCCAGCGCCAGCGCTATACTGCCGAAACATTGTCACGGGAGCGGGAGCGTGAGCAGTCCAGCCGACGACCATTCCGGGGAGACCTCGCCGGTCGAGATCTTCAGCATCGGGAAAGAGCTGCTGATCGGCCAGATCCAGGATTCCAACAGTTTCTGGCTGTCGCAGCAGGTGACGCGGCTCGGCGGCACCATGCAGCGCGTCAGCATTCTTGACGATGACCAGCCGGCCATCGTCCACGCGCTGGAGGATGCCATCGCGCGGGGCGCGCAGACCATCCTCACCACCGGCGGCCTCGGCCCGACGCCGGATGACCTGACCGTCGCCTCGATCGCCCAGCTTGCGGGCGTCGGCACGCACATTGACGATGCCGTCGTGCAGGATCACCTGCGGCGGCGCGGCATCTCCATTGACGAGCACACCGAGAACCTCAAGCGCATGGCGACGATCCCCGATGGCGCAGCCGCCTACGCCAGCCCAGCCGGCTGGGCGCCGCTGGTGCGGACCGTCGTGAACGGCTGCACCATTCTCTCGATGCCCGGCCCCCCGCGCGAGATGGAGGCTGTGTTCGCCCGCTTCCTGGAGGAGTACTTCAGCAAGGGCGAGGGCACCCACCGCGCGCTGACCCACCGCGTCTACGTGGACATGTGGGAGTCCGAGGTTGCGCCGATGCTCCAGCAGGTGATGGAGGCGGTGCCGGGCACCTACTGCAAGGGGTACATCGCCCTCGGGAATCAGCGCTTCCTGCCGATCGACGTGGTAACACGCGGGGCGGACGACGACGAGGCCCAGGCGAACCTCAACACGGCGCTCGACATGCTGGAGCGGCTGGTCGGCGAGGCCGAGCGCGACTTCCAGCGGTAGGAGCGAGACCTCACCCCCCGCTCCGGCGCCTGGAGCGGGAGTCGCTATGCGCGTGCGAAGCACGTCGCCTGCTGACCGCCACCATGCACGTCAGCGGGTGAGGTGCTTCGCTGCGCCCAGCATGACAGCAAGAGGTTGCACGGCTTCACCTGACCGTTCCCACGCCCGAACCTCGAACCTGAGCTTGCATGCCGGCCCGCCCCCCTGGTATCCCCGTTCTCCGTGAAGGTGCTTTTCCTGACGCCACGTGTCCCCTACCCGCTGGACGCCGGCACCAGCCTCCGGAACTTCCGCCTGTTGCAGTCGGCGGCCCGCGAGCACGACGTCCATCTGCTCAGCTTCTCGGACCGGCCGCTGCGCGTGGAGCATCTGGAAGTCTTGCAGTCCATTTGCCGGCGGGTGGAGCTGCGGCCGGTGCCGCCGCACCCGGCCTACCGTCGATTGGTTCGGACGCTCACCGCGCCGCTGCCGGACATGGCGTACCGTCGCTGGTCCGACGGCTTCGCCGAAACGCTGCGGACGATGCTCGCCCAGGAGCGCTACGACATCGTGCAGATCGAGGGCATTGAGATGGCCCGCTACCTGCCGCTGGCGCGGGGCGCGCGACGCGTCTTCTCCGAGCACAACGTCGAGTACCTGCTCCAGCAACGGGCCTACCTGGTGGACCGCACCCATCCCGCCCGGCTGCCCAAGGCGCTGTACTCGCTGCTCCAGGTGCGCAAGCTCGCCCGCTTCGAGGCGACGGCCTGCCGGATGGCGGATCGGACGCTCACCGTCTCCGAGGATGATGCCGTCTCCCTCGGTCAGTTGGAGCCGCGCGGCGAGTACCGGGTGGTCCCGAACGCCATCGATCCGTCACGCTACCCGCGGCGGACGGGCTGGCCGGCCCAGCCGGCCGTCCTCTTTACCGGCACGCTCGACTACCGTCCGAACGCCGATGCGGTCCGCTGGCTGCTGGACAGCATCATGCCGCTGGTCTGGCGCGAAGCCCCCGAGACGCGTGCGTTGATCGTCGGGCGCGGCCCCTCCCCGGACCTCGTGGCGCGCGGCCAGCAGGACTCGCGCATCGCCGTCACCGGGTCCGTCGAGAGCATCGATCCGTACTGGGGCCGTGCGACGGTCTACGTGCTGCCCGTGCGTGGCGGCGGGGGCACCCGCTTCAAGGCGCTGGAAGCGATGGCGGCTGGCCTGCCGTTGGCCTCCACCTCGATGGGTATGGAAGGCATCGACGCCGTGGAGGGGACACACTATCTCTCGGGTGATACGCCCGCTGGGCTGGCCTCGGCGATGGTGCGGCTGCTTGGGGATGTGGCCCTGCGCGAGCAGCTCACCACGGCGGCTGACCGCCTCGTCCGCGAGCGCTACGACTGGCAGGCTGTCGCCGCCCGGCTGCTCGCCACCTACCGCGAGCTGGCGTGAAGACGTTCCTGCCGGGCGCGCCGCGAGCCTCGTCGGGGGTTGAAACCCCCGCCTACCATCCTGCTGTCGCTCCGCGACGCTTCTGTCTTGGTGCTTGCCGGTCATCCCTTTCGTCCGTCGCAGAGCGACGGTGTAGGGTAGGCGGGGGTTTCAACCCCCGACCGCTCTGCCGCGTCACGAGTCCCCATCTATGACCCGCCGTCCCCTCATCCTCGCCCTCGTCGCCGTGCTGACCCTGGCCGGACTGCTGGCCGTCTTCCGCCAGCCGCTCTGGGATCGGCTCGACCTGGAGACGAAGCACCGAATCGTGGCGGCCTACTCGCGGCTGACGGCTCGGCGCGTTGACACCGCCGACACGGTCGCCGTCAGCCCCCAGGTGCCGAACAGGATCGGCGCAAACGTCTTTCTCGACCAGGAAGTGAGCATCGACGACCGCCACCGCAGCCTCACCATGCTGCGCGCGGCCGGCATCGGCTGGATTCGGCAGCAGATCCCCTGGAAAGATATCGAGCGCGACGCGAAGGGCGACTACTGGGACCGGAAGTGGAACAAGGACGCCTGGGCCAACTACGACAACGTCGTCGACCTGGCGCACGAATACGGCATCGAGGTCATCGCGCGGGTGGACACCTCGCCCGAATGGTCCCGCCCCAGCCGCGAGCCGGGCCAGGAGTGGCACCAGGCGCCGCCTGACCGCTTCGAGGATTACGGCGACTTCCTCTACACGCTGGCCTCGCGGTACAAGGGGAAGATCCGCGCCTACCAGATCTGGAACGAGCCGAACCTCGCCATCGAGTGGGGCCAGCAGCCGCCCGATCCTGCCGAGTACACCCGTCTGCTGAGAATCGCCTACGCCCGTATCAAGGAGGCCGATCCTGACGCCATCGTGCTCTCGGCGGCGATGGCCCCGACCATCGAGGAGAGCGACCGCGCCCTCAACGAATTGCTCTTCCTCCAGCAGATGTACGACGATGGCGCACGCGGCGCGTTCGACGTGCTGGCCGTCCAGGCGTACGGCCTCCGCAGCGGCCCGGACGATCTTCGCCTGACCAGCGGCGATGTCAACTTCTCGCGCACGCTGGTGGTCCGCGAGCTGATGGTCAAGAACGGCGACGCCGCCCGCCCGATCTGGGCCACCGAGATGGGCTGGAACGCCCCGCCCGCCGGCTACGATGGCCCGGCCCCCTACGGCAGCGTCAGCGAGCCGTTGCAGGCGAAGTACACCGTCCGCGCCTTCGAGCGTGCCCGCCAGGAATGGCCGTGGATGGGCGTCATGGCCGTCTGGTTCTTCAAGCTGCCGGAGCCGTGGGAAGGCCAGCCCTGGTACTTTTTCCGGATGGTCTCGCCGGACTTCCGCCCGTACCCCGTCTACGACGCGATCAAAGCCTACGCCGGCCCCCGCTGACAGCCCAGGGCCAGAACGCTCCTCTCCGCATCGGGGAGGGGTCGGGGGAGGGGTCATCCCCGCTGACGCCCATGTGCCCGTCTGCGATACTACCGCGCGGGACACCAGACGAGACGAGAGGGAGATCACAGCATGGCGGACGCTCGGTCCAGCTTTTTCGTGATGCTCGAGCCCCAGGAGGGCGGCACCTACGAGGAGATGCTCAGCCTGGCGCAGCGCGCCGAGGCGCTCGGGTTCGGCGGCTTCTTCCGCTCCGACCACTACCACCCGATGAACGTGCCGCTGACCTCCGACTCGTCGGATGCCTGGGCGGTGCTGGCCGGCCTCGCGCGGGACACCAGGCGCCTGCGCCTCGGCACGATGGTCAGCCCGATGACCTTCCGCTACCCCGGCGAGTTCGCCAAGCTGGTCGCCACCATCGACCAGATGAGCGGCGGACGGATCGAGGTCGGCATGGGCGGCGGCTGGTTCCAGAAGGAGCACGTTGCCTACGGCCTGCCCTTCCCGGACGCCAAGGGCCGCCTCGACCTGCTCGAAGACTCGCTGGAGATCTGCACACGGCTCTGGTCGGACGGCGTCGGCCACTCTTACGAAGGCCGGCTGTTCAGCATCAAGGATGCGCCCGGCTACCCGAAGCCGGCCCAGCGCCCACACCCGCCCATCATCATCGGCGGCGGCGGACCGAAGCGGACCCCGCGCCTCGCCGCGCAGTACGCCGACGAGTGGAACGTGTTCGGCGGCCTCAACACCTTCAACACCCGCAAGGAACGCATCCTCGAGGCCTGCAAGGCCGTCGGGCGGGACCCGTCCACCATCAAGTTGACGATGGCCGGCCCGACGGTCATCGGTGTGGACGAGGCCGACCTGCGCCGCAAGGTCCAGCTGCGACTCGACCACAACAACCAGAAGGACACGGCGGACGACTGGATCGCCACTATGAGCGGCGATGGCTGGCTGGTCGGGACGGTCGATCAGGTGGCCGAGAAGGTCAACGCACTGAAGGCCGCCGGCGCGGAGCGGATCTACTTCCAGATCATCCCCGTGAACGACGACGGCCAGTTGGACATCATCGCCAACGAGCTGGCCCCGAAGATCACGTAGGCGCGAGGTTTCGGGCGCTGGGTTTCAGGTTTCGGGGGCGTACTCGGCCCTGGCGCTCGACCCCGATGCTGCTTCGACTGCACATACTCATCACGGCGGGCATCTGTACTTCGGATGCCCGCCGCGCCGTTTCAGGCCGTGGTACAGTGGGCGCTCCGCGGCGAACGTCCGTTCTTCCTGCGCCGCCGACCGACCGTCTGGCGGCGCAGGGCCATCCCTGGAGCAGCATCCGATGTCGATCTCGCCCACTGACGGCGCGGCAGCCACCGCCGTGCGATCCGCCGCTTCCTCGACGCGCGTGCGCCTTGGCGCGCACGTCTCCGGCGGGGGCCTGAAAGGCATCCCGGCCAAGGCCGTCGAGATCGGCTGCGAGGGCGTCCAGATCTTCGCAAGCTCGCCGCAGATGTGGCGGCCGCCCAGCATCAAGCCCGCCGACGCCGAGGCGTTCCGGACAGCCTGCCAGTCCGCCGGCCTCGGCCCGATTGCCGTCCACGCCATCTACCTTGTCAATCCGTGTGCCGAGGCCGACGAGCACCGCACCAAGACGATCGCGTCGCTGGTCGCCACGCTCAAGGCCGCCGAGTCGCTGGGGGCGTCCGTCGTGGTGACCCACCTCGGGAGCGCCAAGGGCTGCCCTAAGCCCGAGGCATTGGCCCGCTCCTGCGCCACCTTCGCCAGCATCCTCGAACAGTACAGCGGACCGGTCAAGCTGCTGTTCGAGACGAGCGCCGGGGCCGGCGAGACGATGGGCGGCACGTTCGACGAGCTTGGCGAGATGATCCGGACGCTCGGCGCGCCCGCGAACCTGGGCGCGTGCCTGGACACGGCGCACATCTTCACGGCCGGCTACGACCTCCGCACGCCGGACGACCTTGAGCGGACGATGGCCGCCTTCGACCAGCACATCGGCTTCGACCGGCTCGGGGCCGTCCACCTGAACGACTCCAAAGCGCCGTTCGGCTCGAACAAGGACCGCCACGAGAACCTGGGTGACGGCGAGATCGGCGCGGAGGCCCTGGCGCGCTTCGTCCAGCACCCGGCCCTCGGCGAGACGCCGCTCTACCTGGAGGTGCCGGGCTACGGCAAGGAAGGGCCGGACCGCCCGAACATGGAGCGGCTGCACGGATTCGCAGGCCGAGCGTTCCCGCTGCCGCCCCTGGCGGAGCCTCCTGCCGAAGCGTAGCCCGCAACCAATCGGCGGCCTGTGCGGGTTGTGCCTGTCGAAAGCTGGCCGCTGAGCGCTGACCGTTCCGAGCGGACCAGGGAGGGAATCAGATGCTGAGGCTTGGCAACGTCACCTTTGACTGCGAGAACCCGGGTCGCGTGGCCGAGTTCTGGGCTGCCGCGCTGGGCTACAAGGCCGAGACGTTCAACGAGTTCTTCGCGCAGGCGACGCACCCGGAGGGGACGCGGCCGAATCTGCTGTTCATCAAGGTGCCGGAGGGGCGGACGGCCAAGAACCGGGTTCACCTGGACGTGGAAGCTGACGACCGTGAGGCCGAGGTCGCGCGGCTCGTCGGGCTGGGGGCCACGCGCGGGGAGACCCACACGATGGCGGAGTACGGCATCACCTGGACCGTCCTGCAAGACCCCGAGGGCAACGAGCTGTGCGTCGGCCAGGAAGGCGAGCACTGACCGTCGTCTCCCTCGCCGTCGTCCGAATTTCGAAGCGGCCGCGCCGCGGGCCCGACCCATGACGCTTTCAGGCGGCAACCGCGCCACGCCCGTCACGCGACGCTGAGTACCACTATGTCATTCTGAGCGGATCGAGCTTGCGCGAGGAGCGAAGAACCTCACCCGCTGACGCAACAGTTGACGCTCTGTGGGTGAGATCCTTCGCAGGCTCAGGCTGACAGTCTGTCTCGCTTGGCTTGATCCCCGGCCGCGCCGTGGTCCGCTCGGCCAGGAGTGCGCCCGCGCCGGCGCTGAAGCAGGCAGTCACAAGGCACAGGACAGCCCGGCCGCCGACACACGCCATCGCGTCGGATGCGGATCGTGGTATCGTCTGGCGGTTGGGCAGTGTGCGCTGGAACGATCTAGCCATTCCAGGATTCCGCTGGCCCGCAGACTGACCTGACGAGGTACGCGATGGTAATCAGCGTTGAGGCTGGCACACTCACCGAGGAGCAGATCAAGTCGCTCCCGACCTACGACTGGGATATTGCCCAGGTCGGCGACACCGCGCCGCCGTTCACCTACGCCGTGACCGAGCAGAGCATCGCCGACTATTGCCGGGCCGTCCGCAACGAGAACCCGATCTACGTGGACGAGGCGGCGGCCAAGGCCGGGCCGTTCGGCGGGATCGTCGCGCCGGCCGGCTTCGCGTTCAAGTGCTCGCCGCTGCGCCGCAACGAGGTGATGCACGCGCGGGGCTACGCCTCGCCGGAGGAGAAGGCCGAGTACCAGACGCCGTACGCCAAGGCCGAGCTGTTCCCCGTCCGGCCCGTCCGCCCCGGCGATTCGATCACCTCGTTCATCTCGCT is part of the Chloroflexota bacterium genome and encodes:
- a CDS encoding competence/damage-inducible protein A codes for the protein MSSPADDHSGETSPVEIFSIGKELLIGQIQDSNSFWLSQQVTRLGGTMQRVSILDDDQPAIVHALEDAIARGAQTILTTGGLGPTPDDLTVASIAQLAGVGTHIDDAVVQDHLRRRGISIDEHTENLKRMATIPDGAAAYASPAGWAPLVRTVVNGCTILSMPGPPREMEAVFARFLEEYFSKGEGTHRALTHRVYVDMWESEVAPMLQQVMEAVPGTYCKGYIALGNQRFLPIDVVTRGADDDEAQANLNTALDMLERLVGEAERDFQR
- a CDS encoding glycosyltransferase, whose product is MKVLFLTPRVPYPLDAGTSLRNFRLLQSAAREHDVHLLSFSDRPLRVEHLEVLQSICRRVELRPVPPHPAYRRLVRTLTAPLPDMAYRRWSDGFAETLRTMLAQERYDIVQIEGIEMARYLPLARGARRVFSEHNVEYLLQQRAYLVDRTHPARLPKALYSLLQVRKLARFEATACRMADRTLTVSEDDAVSLGQLEPRGEYRVVPNAIDPSRYPRRTGWPAQPAVLFTGTLDYRPNADAVRWLLDSIMPLVWREAPETRALIVGRGPSPDLVARGQQDSRIAVTGSVESIDPYWGRATVYVLPVRGGGGTRFKALEAMAAGLPLASTSMGMEGIDAVEGTHYLSGDTPAGLASAMVRLLGDVALREQLTTAADRLVRERYDWQAVAARLLATYRELA
- a CDS encoding cellulase family glycosylhydrolase — its product is MTRRPLILALVAVLTLAGLLAVFRQPLWDRLDLETKHRIVAAYSRLTARRVDTADTVAVSPQVPNRIGANVFLDQEVSIDDRHRSLTMLRAAGIGWIRQQIPWKDIERDAKGDYWDRKWNKDAWANYDNVVDLAHEYGIEVIARVDTSPEWSRPSREPGQEWHQAPPDRFEDYGDFLYTLASRYKGKIRAYQIWNEPNLAIEWGQQPPDPAEYTRLLRIAYARIKEADPDAIVLSAAMAPTIEESDRALNELLFLQQMYDDGARGAFDVLAVQAYGLRSGPDDLRLTSGDVNFSRTLVVRELMVKNGDAARPIWATEMGWNAPPAGYDGPAPYGSVSEPLQAKYTVRAFERARQEWPWMGVMAVWFFKLPEPWEGQPWYFFRMVSPDFRPYPVYDAIKAYAGPR
- a CDS encoding TIGR03560 family F420-dependent LLM class oxidoreductase encodes the protein MADARSSFFVMLEPQEGGTYEEMLSLAQRAEALGFGGFFRSDHYHPMNVPLTSDSSDAWAVLAGLARDTRRLRLGTMVSPMTFRYPGEFAKLVATIDQMSGGRIEVGMGGGWFQKEHVAYGLPFPDAKGRLDLLEDSLEICTRLWSDGVGHSYEGRLFSIKDAPGYPKPAQRPHPPIIIGGGGPKRTPRLAAQYADEWNVFGGLNTFNTRKERILEACKAVGRDPSTIKLTMAGPTVIGVDEADLRRKVQLRLDHNNQKDTADDWIATMSGDGWLVGTVDQVAEKVNALKAAGAERIYFQIIPVNDDGQLDIIANELAPKIT
- a CDS encoding deoxyribonuclease IV, whose amino-acid sequence is MSISPTDGAAATAVRSAASSTRVRLGAHVSGGGLKGIPAKAVEIGCEGVQIFASSPQMWRPPSIKPADAEAFRTACQSAGLGPIAVHAIYLVNPCAEADEHRTKTIASLVATLKAAESLGASVVVTHLGSAKGCPKPEALARSCATFASILEQYSGPVKLLFETSAGAGETMGGTFDELGEMIRTLGAPANLGACLDTAHIFTAGYDLRTPDDLERTMAAFDQHIGFDRLGAVHLNDSKAPFGSNKDRHENLGDGEIGAEALARFVQHPALGETPLYLEVPGYGKEGPDRPNMERLHGFAGRAFPLPPLAEPPAEA
- a CDS encoding VOC family protein — encoded protein: MLRLGNVTFDCENPGRVAEFWAAALGYKAETFNEFFAQATHPEGTRPNLLFIKVPEGRTAKNRVHLDVEADDREAEVARLVGLGATRGETHTMAEYGITWTVLQDPEGNELCVGQEGEH